The Streptomyces sp. NBC_01142 genomic sequence ACGCTGCCCGCCCGACCCGCACGAGAACGTCGGCGCGTGGATCAGCCGCGTCCACGACGAACTGACCCGCGCCGACCAGCACAGCGGCTGCTCCTCCGCCGACCTGCACACCTGGGGCGGAATTCCCGAAGGACAGAGCCTGTACGACAACGTCATCGCCATCGCCAACTACCCTCACACGCCCGCACACCCGGCCGACGCGGAGGAGGACGGCGGGCTCCTCGTTCTGGATGCTGCGGGAATCCAGGCGTACGGCGGCCGCACCCGCCACGCCCTGACCCTGGTCGTGGAGATGACGACCGGACTGCGACTGCGCCTGGTCAACGACCGCTCCCAGATCAGCGACGAGCAGGCGGGCGCGGCCCTGGACGTGATGTGCGCCCTGCTCGCCCGGCTGAAGCCCAGCACCCAGGACGAGGTCGGCGACCTCGCCACGTACACCGCGGCCCTCGCGCCGTTCCCCGACGCCCCGCCGCAGCCGACGAGCTCCGGCAGTGCGGCGGAGTACGGCCAGGATCCGGCCCTCACCGTCGTCGTCGCCCACTTCACCGCACTGCTGGGCCACCCCGCGGAACCCGACACCGACTTCCTCGCCGCCGGCGGGCACTCCCTGCTGGCGCTGCGCCTGGTCACCCGGCTGCGGACCGCGTTTGCCGTCGACCTCCCCCTCGGCGCCGTCCTCCAGGCGCCCACCCCGCGGGCCCTGGCCCAGCTTCTGCGCAAGCTCGTCCTGGGCGCCACCGGCGCCGAGCCTCCCGGCGCGCTGCCCCCGCTGCCCGCGAGCATGGGCGAGAGCAACGAGCCCTTCGCGCTGACCGGCATCCAGCAGGCCTACTGGGCTGGCCGCCGCGACGACTTCGACCTCGGCGGCGTCGATTCCCACCTGTACGCCGAGGTGGAGATGCCTCACCTCAATGTCGACCGGCTCGCCCGCGTGTGGCGCACCCTGATCGACCGGCATCCCATGCTTCGCGCCGTGATCACGAAGGACGGGCGGCAGCAGATCCTGCCCACCGTGGCTCCGTACGAGATCCGCACCCTGGATCTGCGGCAGAGCGCCGACTGCGGGAATCACCTCGAAGCCGCCCGCACCCGGCTGTCCCACCCGCGCCGCGACACCGCCGCCTGGCCGCTCTTCACGATCGAAGCCGCCCTCCTGCCCGACGGCGTGACCCGGCTGTTCCTGTCCTTCGACCTCCTCATCGGCGACGCCCTGAGCTGGCAGATCCTCTACCGCGAAGCCACCGCCCTCTACCGGGACCCGGACACCGAACTGTCGCCGCTCACCATGACGTTCGCGGACTACGTCGCCCACCAGCACACCGTGACGTCCAGCGACCGCTACGGCCGCGACCGCGCCCACTGGCGCGCCCGCCTGCCCGAGCTGCCCGCACCGGCACCGCTGCCGGTCCTTCCGACCCACCGCGGCGACGACCATCCCCGCTTCCACCGCCTGCAGTCCCTGTGGGCGCCCGAGGAGCTCAGGGCACTGCGGGCCGTGGCCGCCGCCCACGGGACAACGCTGTCCGCGCTCCTGCTTGCCGCATTCAGCGACAGCCTCGGCCGCTTCACCAACACCCGCTCCTTCCTGATCAACGTCACCGTCTACAACCGGCCGCCGATCCACCCGCAGATCAACCAGGTCGTCGGCGACTTCACCTCCACCGTTCTGACGAGCGTGGACCTGTCGGGGGCGACGTTCGCCGAGCGGCTGCGCACGCTGCAGCACCAGCTGTGGGCGGACTTGGACCACAGCACCTACAGCGGCGTCGACGTGCTGCGCGACCTTCGCGGCACCCCCCAGGGGATAGCCGGTGCGCCCGTAGTGTTCACCAGCACCCTCGACATGGAGGTGCCCGGGGAGGACCCTGGCCCGTTCCCCGGCCGGATCGTCCACGGCATCGGACAGACCCCGCAGGTCCTGCTCGACTACCAGACCTACGAGGCCGCCGGCCAGTTGGTGATCAACCTCGACACCCTCGCCCGAGCACTGCCCGAGGGCTTCGTCCAGGCCCTGATGGACGAACACACCGCCGTGCTGCGCACCCTGATCGAGGACCCGGCGGCTTGTGAGCGTCCGCACCTCGTCCTGCCGGCCGCCCCCGTGGAGCTCCCCGGGCCGCTCGGCGGCGGGCAGCTTCTGCACCAGCCCTTCCTGGACCGCGTCCGAGACCACCCCGAACGGGTCGCGCTGCGGTGCGGCGGCCGGACGCTGACCTACGGCGACGTCCACGACCGCGCCCGCGAGGTGGCCGCCCTGATCAGCGCCGCGCCGCCCGACGGTGACTTGATCGCCCTGGCCTGCGACCCCGGGGCGGAACAGGCCATCGCGGCCCTCGGCGTGCTGCTCGCGGGGTACGCCTACGTCCCCATGGACGCCTCCTGGCCCGCCCAGCGCATCGACGACCTTCTGACCCACACCGGCGCACAGCTGGTGCTGACGCACCGCACGGCGGCCGACCGACTCGCCCCGCTGCCCACGCGGGTCATCGTCATCGACGACGGCCACCCGGCTCCGTCCGGGGAGCAGCCCGGCCCGCGGCCCCGTAAGGACACCGACCTCGCGTACGTCATCTTCACGTCCGGTTCGACGGGCCGGCCCAAGGGCGTGATGATCTCCCACCTCGGAGCCCTGAACACCGTGCTCGACATCAGCCGCCGCTACGACGTCGGCGCCTGCGACGTGCTGCTCGGGGCGAGTCCGTTCACATTCGACCTGGCCGTGTACGACCTGTTCGGTGCACTCGCCGCCGGAGCCACCCTCGTATTGCCCAACCGAGAGGAGCGCACCGATCCGGCCGCCTGGGTCCGGCTGATCCGCACCTGCGGCGTCACCGTGTGGAACTCGGTGCCCACCCTGGCGGGGCTGCTGCTCGAGGCCCTGCCCGCCACCCCCGAAGACAGCCTGAAATCAGTTCGGTTGTGGCTGCTCAGCGGCGACTGGATCCCGCTTGCGCTCCCCGGCCAGCTGCGGGACCGCTCGGGGGAGTGCCAGATCATCTCCCTGGGCGGAGCCACGGAGGGCTCCATCTGGTCGATCCTCCACGAGATCGGAGACATCGAGGACGGATGGGCCAGCATCCCCTACGGCGCCTCCATGACCGGCCAGCGCGTCCAGGTCCTCGACGAGAATCTGCTGCCCTGCCCGGTCTGGGCCCCCGGTCAGATCCACATCACCGGCCACGGCACCGCCCTCGGCTACTGGGGCGAACCCGAGCTGACCGAGACCGCGTTCGTCTTCGACGGCCGCACCGGTCAGACCTGGTATCGCACAGGGGACTGGGGACGCCTCCTGCCAGGCGGCACGATCGAGTTCCTCGGCCGCCGCGACGACCAGGTCAAAATCCGCGGCTACCGCGTCGAACTCCGCGAAGTCGAGACCGCCCTGGGAGCTCTGGACGGCGTCGAACAGGCCGCCGTGATCGTCACCGGCGAGCGGACCGACCGGCGCCTGCACTCCGTCGTCGTCTCTACACGCCTGCTGCCCGACCTGCGTGCCGAGCTCGCCCAGCGCCTGCCCGCCCACATGCTCCCGGCCACCCTCACCCAGCGGACGGACCTGCCGCGCACCGCGACCGGCAAGATCGACCGCGCGGAACTCGCGCGCGCC encodes the following:
- a CDS encoding non-ribosomal peptide synthetase produces the protein MSNTAFSALYPTTPAQQGFLLGTLTSPDTAVFVEQTVFPLTGPLDLARLQAVATQMVTDHEILRTALLWDLSSEPRQVVCASAELPIEQCDSSGKTDTEQRADLDLLLHRQRYTPFELHRPPLLRLAVQHLDARRHQLVWSHHHAILDGRAHLLLATELLHRYNTRSCPAPQPPFGPYADWLAGQPREQQQAHWTKHLDGYPGCAPLPRTPPAQSADRFASHTRDLPDTLVADLTAFTQVHGTTASAALVACWSLIAARQRDRADTALGVTVSGRSRPYPDAATLAGPLASTVPLRCPPDPHENVGAWISRVHDELTRADQHSGCSSADLHTWGGIPEGQSLYDNVIAIANYPHTPAHPADAEEDGGLLVLDAAGIQAYGGRTRHALTLVVEMTTGLRLRLVNDRSQISDEQAGAALDVMCALLARLKPSTQDEVGDLATYTAALAPFPDAPPQPTSSGSAAEYGQDPALTVVVAHFTALLGHPAEPDTDFLAAGGHSLLALRLVTRLRTAFAVDLPLGAVLQAPTPRALAQLLRKLVLGATGAEPPGALPPLPASMGESNEPFALTGIQQAYWAGRRDDFDLGGVDSHLYAEVEMPHLNVDRLARVWRTLIDRHPMLRAVITKDGRQQILPTVAPYEIRTLDLRQSADCGNHLEAARTRLSHPRRDTAAWPLFTIEAALLPDGVTRLFLSFDLLIGDALSWQILYREATALYRDPDTELSPLTMTFADYVAHQHTVTSSDRYGRDRAHWRARLPELPAPAPLPVLPTHRGDDHPRFHRLQSLWAPEELRALRAVAAAHGTTLSALLLAAFSDSLGRFTNTRSFLINVTVYNRPPIHPQINQVVGDFTSTVLTSVDLSGATFAERLRTLQHQLWADLDHSTYSGVDVLRDLRGTPQGIAGAPVVFTSTLDMEVPGEDPGPFPGRIVHGIGQTPQVLLDYQTYEAAGQLVINLDTLARALPEGFVQALMDEHTAVLRTLIEDPAACERPHLVLPAAPVELPGPLGGGQLLHQPFLDRVRDHPERVALRCGGRTLTYGDVHDRAREVAALISAAPPDGDLIALACDPGAEQAIAALGVLLAGYAYVPMDASWPAQRIDDLLTHTGAQLVLTHRTAADRLAPLPTRVIVIDDGHPAPSGEQPGPRPRKDTDLAYVIFTSGSTGRPKGVMISHLGALNTVLDISRRYDVGACDVLLGASPFTFDLAVYDLFGALAAGATLVLPNREERTDPAAWVRLIRTCGVTVWNSVPTLAGLLLEALPATPEDSLKSVRLWLLSGDWIPLALPGQLRDRSGECQIISLGGATEGSIWSILHEIGDIEDGWASIPYGASMTGQRVQVLDENLLPCPVWAPGQIHITGHGTALGYWGEPELTETAFVFDGRTGQTWYRTGDWGRLLPGGTIEFLGRRDDQVKIRGYRVELREVETALGALDGVEQAAVIVTGERTDRRLHSVVVSTRLLPDLRAELAQRLPAHMLPATLTQRTDLPRTATGKIDRAELARAVPQPDPTAPAPERGGAEHTGPLQDALCALLPAPAGIDDDLLDAGLTSIDVIRMANLVEQHTGLRPNLTEFYQAPTLRTLLQHTDGDRTDHLPTAVTDTSPWTALPTLTDPEERETFRSARPAYPPAPAHRILPAAPPSATSPRARRFTPRRFSDQPVTADALGHLLESLRRDPAPGRSGFLYPSAGGLYSVQLHLYANPGRVAGLDGGVYRYHPDAHDLIAQATGIDLDPAAVHLGPVNRPAAMSAAFALFLVTDPTDSAPLYGPDAEPLALLNAGYMGQLLCQRAAEADLGLCPVHGVDFDPVRWLLPEGERLVLLHTLLGGIPADGTNGTEESA